One stretch of Segatella copri DNA includes these proteins:
- a CDS encoding response regulator transcription factor: MANTKLLLVEDDENLAYMEKSCFEDIIGGYEVKTAVNGKEGLKVWQDFQPDVIVSDIDMPIMDGIEMVKKIREVDGKTIILFTTGLTSPKDLKAGYAAGANNYVKKPFIPEELDAHIHSLLQLKAGARSENASNQIKLGKYILDADHATLKDTQDGKQKMLTAREAKILELLAVNKNEVVRREAVLSRFWGVEDKDYFASRSLDVFIKKIRTALEDEPGVELKTIRGVGFKLIAE; encoded by the coding sequence ATGGCAAATACTAAACTGCTCCTGGTAGAGGATGATGAAAACCTCGCCTATATGGAGAAAAGTTGCTTCGAAGATATCATCGGAGGATATGAGGTGAAAACCGCCGTAAACGGCAAAGAAGGACTGAAGGTGTGGCAAGACTTTCAGCCCGATGTTATCGTATCTGATATCGACATGCCCATCATGGACGGAATAGAAATGGTAAAGAAAATACGCGAGGTTGACGGAAAAACCATAATTCTGTTTACCACCGGACTCACCTCGCCGAAAGACCTGAAGGCAGGTTATGCCGCCGGGGCCAACAACTATGTGAAGAAACCGTTTATTCCGGAAGAGCTTGATGCTCATATACATAGCCTGCTCCAACTGAAAGCCGGAGCTCGCAGCGAAAACGCCAGCAACCAGATAAAACTGGGTAAATACATTCTAGATGCCGACCATGCTACTCTGAAAGATACGCAGGATGGTAAACAGAAAATGCTCACCGCACGAGAGGCAAAGATTCTGGAACTGCTGGCAGTAAACAAAAACGAGGTGGTGCGCCGCGAAGCCGTATTGAGCCGGTTCTGGGGAGTGGAAGACAAAGACTATTTTGCTTCCAGAAGTTTGGATGTATTCATCAAGAAAATCCGCACAGCGCTGGAAGACGAACCGGGCGTAGAACTGAAAACCATCAGAGGTGTGGGATTCAAACTCATCGCAGAATAA
- a CDS encoding 4-hydroxy-3-methylbut-2-en-1-yl diphosphate synthase, with translation MVDLFNYTRRASSVAHIGAIDLGGDNPIRIQSMTTTNTNDTEACVRQAEEIIKAGGELVRFTTQGSREAENMKNINAGIRADGYQTPLVADVHFNPNVADVAALYCEKVRVNPGNYVDPARKFIKQEYTDEEYAHELQKIEDRFVPFLNICKEHHTAIRIGVNHGSLSDRIRNRYGDTPEGIVESCLEFLRICKKENFHDVVISIKSSNTVVMVRSMRLLVEEMEKEGMNYPLHLGVTEAGEGEDGRIKSAVGIGALLADGIGDTVRVSLSEEPAAEIPVARHLVDYIGKKKGHLMIPATACPSFNWLRPTRRETVAVDNIGGSNVPVVISNRINGESTACENKDATPDYIYIGGKMPKQFVADQSYIVDYNVYETLNSKPETTGAKLYPIFPAMAMPLIASIKADVKFLTLQFGTPAEEYIACLKAHPEVVVICVSNHQNRLGDQRALVHEMMNAGLKNPVVFAEMYQHGKEEKSDFQLEAAADMGALMIDGLTDGIWLMNNGDIPAQTIDETAFGILQAARLRTSKTEYISCPGCGRTLYDLRETIAKIKEATKHLKGLKIGIMGCIVNGPGEMADADYGYVGAGPNRVSLYRKQVCVEKNIPQEVAVEHLLALIDSDKQ, from the coding sequence ATGGTAGATTTATTCAATTATACCCGCCGTGCCTCTTCTGTGGCACATATCGGAGCCATCGACCTGGGTGGCGATAATCCTATCCGCATTCAGTCGATGACCACCACCAACACCAATGATACCGAGGCTTGCGTGCGACAGGCTGAGGAGATTATCAAGGCTGGTGGCGAACTGGTGCGCTTCACCACTCAGGGTTCCCGCGAGGCAGAGAACATGAAAAACATCAATGCCGGCATCCGTGCCGACGGCTATCAGACTCCGCTCGTAGCCGATGTTCATTTCAATCCTAACGTTGCCGATGTGGCTGCTCTCTATTGTGAGAAAGTGCGCGTCAATCCTGGCAACTACGTGGATCCTGCCCGCAAGTTCATCAAGCAGGAATATACCGACGAGGAGTATGCCCACGAACTTCAGAAGATTGAGGATCGCTTTGTACCTTTCCTCAACATCTGCAAGGAGCATCATACTGCCATCCGCATCGGTGTGAATCATGGTTCACTCTCCGACCGCATCCGTAACCGCTACGGCGATACGCCAGAGGGCATCGTAGAGAGCTGTCTCGAGTTCCTGCGCATCTGCAAGAAGGAGAATTTCCACGATGTGGTTATCAGCATCAAGTCATCCAACACCGTTGTGATGGTTCGCTCCATGCGCCTCCTGGTAGAAGAAATGGAGAAGGAAGGCATGAACTACCCACTCCACCTCGGCGTAACCGAAGCCGGCGAAGGCGAGGATGGCAGAATCAAGAGTGCCGTAGGTATCGGTGCCCTCCTGGCTGATGGCATCGGCGATACCGTTCGTGTAAGCCTGAGCGAGGAACCGGCTGCAGAGATTCCTGTGGCACGCCATCTGGTAGATTACATCGGCAAGAAGAAGGGGCATCTGATGATTCCTGCCACAGCTTGTCCTTCATTCAACTGGCTGCGCCCTACCCGCCGCGAAACCGTGGCTGTAGACAATATCGGCGGCAGCAACGTTCCGGTGGTTATCAGCAACCGAATCAACGGCGAGAGCACCGCTTGTGAGAACAAGGATGCTACGCCAGACTATATCTACATCGGCGGCAAGATGCCTAAGCAGTTTGTGGCTGACCAGAGCTACATCGTAGATTACAACGTTTACGAGACGCTGAACAGCAAGCCAGAGACGACTGGTGCCAAGCTCTACCCTATCTTCCCTGCCATGGCAATGCCGCTCATCGCCAGCATCAAGGCAGACGTGAAGTTCCTCACCCTGCAGTTTGGAACTCCTGCCGAGGAATATATCGCCTGTCTGAAGGCTCATCCAGAGGTGGTGGTTATCTGCGTAAGCAATCATCAGAACCGCCTGGGCGACCAGCGTGCATTGGTTCACGAGATGATGAATGCCGGCTTGAAGAACCCTGTGGTTTTCGCCGAGATGTACCAGCACGGCAAGGAGGAGAAGAGCGACTTCCAGCTGGAGGCTGCTGCTGATATGGGAGCCTTGATGATTGATGGTCTGACCGATGGTATCTGGCTGATGAACAATGGAGACATCCCTGCCCAGACAATAGATGAAACCGCTTTCGGAATACTTCAGGCAGCCCGTCTGCGCACCAGCAAGACCGAGTATATCAGTTGTCCGGGATGCGGCAGAACCCTCTACGACCTTCGTGAAACCATCGCCAAGATCAAGGAGGCAACCAAGCATCTCAAGGGTCTGAAGATAGGTATCATGGGCTGTATCGTGAATGGTCCAGGCGAAATGGCGGATGCCGATTACGGCTACGTAGGTGCCGGTCCTAACCGAGTAAGCCTCTACCGCAAGCAGGTTTGCGTAGAAAAGAATATTCCGCAGGAGGTGGCAGTAGAGCATCTACTCGCCCTCATCGACTCGGACAAGCAATAA
- the purE gene encoding 5-(carboxyamino)imidazole ribonucleotide mutase, whose amino-acid sequence MKPLVSIIMGSTSDLPVMEKACKWLNDNQIPFEVNALSAHRTPDAVESFAKGAKERGVKVIIAAAGMAAALPGVIAASTPLPVIGVPIKGMLDGLDAMLSIIQMPPGIPVATVGVNAAQNAAILAAEMIALADEEVAQKVEAWKAGLGAKIEKANKDLAEVKYDFKCN is encoded by the coding sequence ATGAAACCATTAGTAAGCATTATTATGGGCAGTACAAGCGATCTGCCTGTTATGGAAAAAGCATGTAAGTGGTTGAACGACAACCAGATTCCTTTCGAGGTTAATGCCCTCTCTGCTCACCGCACTCCAGATGCAGTAGAGTCATTCGCCAAGGGAGCCAAGGAGCGTGGCGTGAAGGTTATCATCGCCGCTGCCGGTATGGCTGCCGCCCTTCCTGGTGTTATCGCAGCATCTACTCCTCTGCCAGTAATCGGCGTGCCTATCAAGGGTATGCTCGATGGTCTTGATGCCATGCTCAGCATCATCCAGATGCCTCCTGGCATTCCTGTGGCTACTGTTGGTGTGAATGCGGCTCAGAACGCTGCCATCCTCGCTGCTGAAATGATTGCCCTTGCCGACGAGGAAGTGGCTCAGAAGGTAGAGGCTTGGAAGGCGGGTCTCGGTGCCAAGATCGAGAAGGCCAACAAGGACCTGGCTGAGGTGAAATACGACTTCAAGTGTAATTAA
- a CDS encoding phosphatase PAP2 family protein gives MKEKNIILTARIMSMIFTPFYLPMVGLIALFIFSYMSLLPIGYKLVMLGMVYLLTVVAPSLLIHLYRMVQGWTSRELGKKERRIVPYILSIVCYFGCFFWMEYRNTPRVISIIVVVALAIQMICAFINVWWKISTHTAAIGGVAGALVSYSVAFNFNPLWWLCLVLMMAGAVGSARMILRQHTLSQVVAGFLIGTACAILVI, from the coding sequence ATGAAAGAGAAGAATATCATATTGACAGCACGCATCATGAGCATGATCTTCACGCCCTTCTATCTGCCGATGGTAGGACTGATTGCTCTGTTCATCTTCAGTTATATGTCGCTGTTACCGATAGGATACAAACTGGTGATGCTGGGCATGGTCTACCTCCTGACCGTCGTAGCTCCATCGCTACTCATCCACCTCTACCGCATGGTTCAAGGCTGGACCTCGCGTGAGCTGGGCAAGAAGGAGCGTCGTATTGTGCCTTACATCCTCTCTATCGTATGTTACTTCGGCTGTTTTTTCTGGATGGAATACCGCAATACGCCTCGCGTCATCAGTATCATCGTAGTGGTAGCGCTGGCGATACAGATGATTTGCGCCTTCATCAATGTATGGTGGAAGATCAGCACCCATACGGCAGCCATCGGAGGTGTGGCAGGAGCTCTGGTGTCTTATTCTGTAGCCTTCAATTTCAATCCGCTGTGGTGGCTCTGCCTTGTGCTGATGATGGCAGGCGCAGTAGGAAGTGCCCGCATGATACTCCGACAACATACGCTGTCACAGGTAGTTGCAGGATTTCTGATAGGCACCGCCTGTGCTATTTTGGTAATATAA
- the rpoN gene encoding RNA polymerase factor sigma-54: MAQKLIQTQAQKLQQLQRLSAQQMLQVKLLEMPLTELEDSINAELDDNPALESENPDDMLNENVANDDSPADDEYDNSSDEDAYEAESEKEERKDELDQALESIGKDDQMPDYNTDRYNNQDSADYEEMVYGDTTSFYDKLKEQMDMQPLSDKEKEVMEYLIGSLDDDGLLRKDLDSICDELAIYHNINVTEKDIEHVLHILQTFDPAGVGGRSLQECLLLQVKRLPRGVLRKTMEEVFTDYFDEFTKKHWDKIKAGLELNDTQVETLQAEIRKLNPKPGASMGETEGRNMQQITPDFIIDTNDDGTITFSLNRGNIPQLTVSPSFTDMIDTYRKHKDKMSRSDKEALLYAKEKVDKAQGFIEAIKQRRHTLIVTMKAIIDIQRQFFLDGDEADLKPMILKDVAERTGLDISTISRVSNVKYAQTKWGTFPLKFFFTDSYTTEDGEEMSTRKIKIALHDIIEKEDKKKPISDDALAKLLKEKGFPIARRTVAKYREQLGIPVARLRK, from the coding sequence ATGGCTCAAAAACTCATACAGACACAGGCACAGAAGTTACAGCAACTTCAAAGACTTTCAGCCCAGCAGATGCTGCAGGTGAAACTGTTGGAAATGCCGCTCACGGAACTGGAAGACAGTATCAATGCAGAACTGGACGATAATCCCGCTCTGGAAAGCGAGAACCCAGACGACATGCTCAACGAGAATGTCGCCAATGATGATTCGCCCGCAGATGATGAGTACGACAACAGCAGCGATGAGGATGCCTACGAGGCTGAATCTGAAAAAGAAGAAAGAAAAGACGAACTGGACCAGGCACTGGAAAGCATCGGAAAAGACGACCAGATGCCTGACTACAATACAGACAGATACAACAACCAGGACAGCGCTGACTACGAAGAAATGGTTTACGGCGACACCACCTCTTTCTATGATAAGCTGAAGGAACAGATGGACATGCAGCCGCTCAGCGACAAGGAGAAGGAAGTAATGGAATATCTCATAGGTTCACTGGATGACGACGGACTGCTCCGCAAGGACCTGGACAGCATCTGCGATGAACTCGCTATCTATCACAACATCAATGTTACGGAAAAAGACATCGAGCACGTGCTCCATATTCTACAGACCTTCGACCCAGCCGGTGTAGGAGGAAGAAGTCTGCAGGAATGCCTTCTGCTGCAGGTTAAGAGACTGCCGAGAGGTGTGCTCCGCAAGACGATGGAAGAGGTGTTTACCGACTATTTTGACGAGTTTACCAAGAAACATTGGGACAAGATCAAGGCAGGACTGGAACTGAACGATACACAGGTAGAAACCCTGCAGGCAGAAATCAGAAAGCTGAACCCGAAACCGGGCGCATCGATGGGCGAAACAGAGGGAAGAAACATGCAGCAGATTACCCCCGACTTCATCATCGACACCAATGACGACGGAACGATTACATTCTCGCTGAACCGTGGCAACATTCCGCAACTGACGGTTTCGCCATCATTCACCGACATGATTGACACCTACAGGAAGCATAAAGACAAGATGAGCCGGAGCGACAAGGAAGCCCTGCTCTACGCCAAGGAAAAGGTAGACAAGGCACAGGGATTCATCGAAGCCATCAAGCAGAGAAGACATACCCTCATTGTCACCATGAAGGCAATTATCGACATACAGCGGCAGTTCTTCCTGGATGGAGACGAGGCTGACCTGAAACCGATGATCCTGAAGGATGTAGCAGAACGCACGGGACTGGACATCAGTACCATCTCGAGAGTGAGCAACGTGAAGTATGCCCAGACTAAATGGGGCACCTTCCCGCTGAAGTTCTTCTTCACAGACAGCTACACCACTGAAGACGGCGAAGAGATGTCTACCCGCAAAATCAAGATTGCCCTGCACGACATCATCGAGAAAGAAGACAAGAAAAAGCCAATCAGCGATGATGCACTTGCCAAACTGCTGAAGGAGAAGGGATTCCCTATCGCGCGACGTACGGTGGCAAAATATAGGGAGCAACTGGGCATACCGGTGGCACGACTCAGAAAATAA
- a CDS encoding C1 family peptidase yields the protein MERKNIITIGLALLVFAGCGYRQQRSGISETGGGEDYLPEHIHLISTTPVKDQGNSELCWAYGMLATIESEHIMKGDSVNLSIAYIARMMLEEQALEYYFAQGKKNISLRGTAPMLIHYIDKYGAQPYDSYEDPKHVNYKVLCRKVQKLCDGAISQKAGISQLKEELNDLFDAEIGYMPAKAVHMLGAEYTPQEFAHSVCYPEEYVSLTSFSHHPYREYFALEIPNNRMHDAYLNLPLDELMLHIRKAVEKGHPVCWEGDISEPGFKEPRKNCVDIQPMERPVTQASRQKEFEQLRTTDDHVMEIIGTFMKGKQRFYVCCNSWGKNWGNKGLIYLSEDYLRLKTIAVSMSEEAYLYDRSVRLVVPYSSPKDSINLLYI from the coding sequence ATGGAAAGAAAGAACATTATAACCATAGGACTCGCTCTGCTTGTATTCGCCGGCTGCGGATACAGACAGCAGCGATCCGGTATCTCAGAGACAGGTGGAGGCGAGGATTATCTTCCGGAGCATATCCACCTGATCAGTACTACGCCCGTCAAGGACCAGGGCAACAGCGAACTCTGCTGGGCATACGGCATGCTTGCCACCATCGAAAGCGAGCACATCATGAAGGGGGATTCCGTGAATCTCTCCATCGCCTACATAGCCCGCATGATGCTGGAAGAACAGGCACTGGAATATTACTTTGCACAGGGAAAGAAGAACATCAGCCTGCGCGGTACTGCCCCGATGCTGATACATTATATAGATAAGTATGGTGCACAACCTTACGACAGCTATGAAGATCCGAAGCACGTGAACTACAAGGTGCTCTGCCGCAAGGTGCAGAAACTGTGCGATGGCGCCATCTCGCAGAAAGCGGGCATCAGCCAGCTCAAGGAGGAACTGAACGACCTGTTTGACGCAGAAATAGGCTACATGCCTGCCAAGGCCGTACACATGCTGGGTGCCGAATATACCCCTCAAGAGTTTGCCCACAGCGTATGCTATCCCGAGGAGTATGTATCGCTCACCAGTTTCTCGCATCATCCTTACAGAGAATACTTTGCGCTCGAGATTCCCAATAACCGGATGCACGATGCCTATCTGAACCTTCCGCTCGACGAGCTGATGCTCCACATCAGGAAGGCGGTAGAAAAAGGACACCCGGTATGCTGGGAAGGTGACATCAGCGAACCTGGCTTCAAGGAACCAAGGAAGAACTGTGTAGACATACAGCCGATGGAACGCCCCGTGACCCAGGCATCGCGACAGAAGGAGTTTGAACAGCTTCGCACCACCGATGACCATGTGATGGAAATCATAGGTACCTTCATGAAAGGCAAGCAGAGATTCTACGTCTGCTGCAATTCATGGGGCAAGAACTGGGGCAACAAGGGACTCATCTACCTATCGGAAGACTATCTGCGCCTCAAGACCATCGCCGTATCCATGAGCGAAGAGGCATATCTGTACGACCGGTCAGTGCGATTAGTCGTACCTTACTCATCTCCCAAAGACAGCATAAACCTCCTCTATATATAA
- a CDS encoding peptidase U32 family protein: MNTKINEFEVMAPVGSRESLAAAIQAGADSVYFGIGKLNMRSHSANHFTIDDLREIAATCNEHGIKTYLTVNTVIYDNDIPTMKEIIDAAKEAGISAVIASDVAVMSYCNEVGEEVHLSTQLNISNTEALKFYARFADVSVLARELNMDQVKHIHEQIEQQNICGPMGKQIRIEMFCHGALCMAVSGKCYMSLANANRSANRGECVQICRRSYTVTDNETGNQLEIDNKYVMSPKDLKTIRFIDRMMDAGVRVFKIEGRARGPEYVYTVVKCYKEAIAAVLDGTFTEEKKDEWDEKLATVFNRGFWDGYYQGQTLGEWNKHYGSVATEKKVLVGKVMKYFSKLGVAEVAVEASTFDKGEKLLITGNTTGVMYLHADEIRYDLKPVETAQQGWRVSIPVPDKVRPNDKLYKLITVNEIKEIK, translated from the coding sequence ATGAATACAAAGATAAACGAATTTGAAGTGATGGCACCTGTGGGCTCACGCGAGTCACTGGCTGCTGCCATACAGGCTGGTGCCGACTCCGTATACTTTGGTATCGGCAAGTTGAACATGCGTTCCCATTCAGCCAACCATTTTACTATCGATGATTTGCGTGAGATAGCTGCTACCTGCAACGAGCATGGTATCAAGACCTATCTCACCGTCAATACTGTTATCTACGATAACGACATCCCAACGATGAAGGAAATCATCGATGCTGCCAAGGAGGCTGGCATCTCTGCCGTCATCGCCAGCGATGTGGCTGTAATGAGCTATTGCAATGAAGTGGGCGAGGAAGTTCACTTATCCACACAGTTAAATATCTCAAACACAGAGGCTTTGAAGTTTTATGCACGCTTTGCTGATGTTTCCGTACTGGCACGTGAATTGAACATGGACCAGGTGAAGCACATCCATGAGCAGATAGAGCAGCAGAACATCTGCGGACCTATGGGCAAGCAGATCCGCATCGAAATGTTCTGTCATGGTGCTCTGTGCATGGCTGTATCGGGCAAGTGCTACATGAGTCTCGCTAATGCCAACCGCTCTGCCAACCGTGGCGAGTGTGTGCAGATTTGCCGCCGCAGCTATACTGTTACAGATAACGAAACTGGCAACCAGCTTGAAATCGACAACAAGTATGTGATGAGTCCGAAGGACCTGAAGACCATCCGCTTCATCGACCGCATGATGGATGCCGGTGTGCGCGTCTTCAAGATAGAAGGCCGTGCCCGTGGTCCTGAATACGTATATACCGTAGTGAAATGTTATAAGGAGGCGATAGCTGCCGTGCTCGACGGAACCTTTACCGAGGAGAAGAAGGATGAGTGGGATGAGAAACTCGCCACCGTCTTCAACCGTGGTTTCTGGGACGGCTATTACCAGGGGCAGACTCTCGGTGAATGGAACAAGCATTACGGTTCCGTAGCTACCGAGAAGAAGGTGCTAGTGGGCAAGGTGATGAAATATTTCTCTAAGTTGGGTGTGGCAGAAGTAGCCGTAGAGGCATCTACCTTCGACAAGGGCGAGAAACTGCTGATTACGGGTAACACCACCGGTGTGATGTATCTCCATGCCGATGAAATCCGCTACGACCTGAAACCGGTAGAGACAGCGCAGCAGGGCTGGAGAGTTTCCATCCCTGTACCAGATAAGGTACGCCCTAACGACAAGCTCTATAAGTTGATTACAGTAAACGAAATTAAAGAAATAAAATAA
- a CDS encoding SufE family protein → MATINELQDEVVEEFQDFTDWMDKYQMLIDLGNELAPLDEKYKNEQNLIDGCQSRVWLQCDYVDGKLVFTADSDALIVKGIIALLIRVLSGHTPTEIMDADLYFVEKIGLKDHLSPTRSNGLLAMIKQIRMYALAYKTKEAEA, encoded by the coding sequence ATGGCAACAATTAATGAATTGCAGGATGAAGTAGTAGAGGAGTTCCAGGATTTCACCGACTGGATGGACAAGTATCAGATGCTCATTGACTTGGGCAACGAGTTGGCTCCTCTCGATGAGAAATACAAGAACGAGCAGAACCTTATCGACGGCTGCCAGAGCCGCGTATGGTTGCAATGCGATTATGTAGATGGCAAGCTCGTATTCACTGCCGATAGCGATGCGCTCATCGTAAAGGGTATCATCGCCCTCCTCATCCGTGTGTTGAGCGGTCATACCCCAACCGAGATTATGGATGCCGACCTCTATTTCGTAGAGAAAATTGGTCTGAAAGACCATTTGAGTCCAACCCGCAGCAATGGTCTTCTGGCGATGATCAAGCAGATTCGCATGTACGCCCTTGCCTACAAGACCAAGGAGGCAGAGGCTTAA
- a CDS encoding RNA methyltransferase — translation MRKLRTIEMNRLTLEEFKEAEKLPLIVVLDDVRSLYNVGSVFRSCDAFRVEAVYLCGITATPPNVEIHKTALGGEDSVDWEYFKTTEEAVEKLKQKGYFVYSIEQVEGSTKLQNLPEAHPSLSKGYAVIFGNEVKGVKQNIVDMSDGCLEIPQFGTKHSLNVSVTAGIVVWEFAKLLKL, via the coding sequence ATGCGCAAATTAAGAACGATAGAGATGAACCGCCTCACCCTGGAGGAATTCAAGGAAGCCGAGAAGCTGCCCCTGATAGTGGTCCTGGATGATGTGCGTTCATTATATAATGTAGGAAGTGTTTTCCGTTCCTGCGATGCCTTCCGTGTAGAGGCGGTGTATCTCTGCGGAATCACCGCCACCCCTCCCAATGTCGAGATTCATAAGACGGCATTGGGTGGCGAAGACAGCGTGGATTGGGAATACTTCAAGACTACCGAAGAGGCTGTAGAGAAGCTGAAGCAGAAAGGCTACTTTGTATATAGCATCGAGCAGGTAGAAGGCTCCACCAAGCTCCAGAACCTGCCTGAGGCTCACCCTTCCCTCTCCAAAGGCTACGCCGTGATTTTCGGTAACGAGGTGAAGGGAGTCAAGCAGAACATCGTGGATATGAGCGATGGCTGTCTGGAGATTCCCCAGTTCGGTACCAAGCATTCCCTGAATGTCAGTGTCACCGCCGGTATTGTAGTCTGGGAGTTTGCCAAACTCCTGAAACTATAA
- a CDS encoding ATP-binding protein, translating into MIDNKLYEYMAELLKRTPLDFIRYKYDEINWNGRLVGIVGPRGVGKSTMILQRIKLSKEGHHLYVSADNIYFSNHSLIDFADEFIKEGGTHLYIDEIHKYAGWSRELKQIYDMHPSLNLIFTGSSVLDIKKGEADLSRRALMYMMQGLSFREYLQLFEGIKTRVFSLDEILNHQVEIPGLDHPLPVFRAYLDHGYYPFAIEGDFTQRMLQVIDQTVEVDIPQYADMKASTARKLKRMLIILSGLAPYKPSVDNLATEIGVSKNNVPDYLVYLERAGMIGLLRDDTSGMRNLGKVEKVYVDNPSLMSVLTSNPNIGNIRETFFYNQMREKQDVTSSRVSDFTIGDYTFEIGGRKKGKKQIEDVKNGRIVKDDIETGHGIIIPLWYFGMNY; encoded by the coding sequence ATGATAGACAATAAACTTTATGAATACATGGCGGAGTTATTGAAACGTACTCCGCTTGATTTCATCAGATATAAATATGATGAAATCAACTGGAATGGACGATTAGTAGGTATCGTTGGTCCGCGAGGTGTTGGAAAATCCACCATGATACTTCAGCGCATCAAGCTGTCTAAGGAAGGCCATCACCTGTATGTGTCTGCCGACAATATCTATTTTTCAAATCATTCCTTGATTGACTTTGCTGACGAGTTTATCAAGGAGGGTGGTACACATCTTTATATAGATGAAATTCACAAGTATGCCGGTTGGAGCAGAGAACTGAAGCAAATTTACGACATGCACCCATCCCTGAACCTTATCTTTACCGGTTCATCGGTCTTGGATATCAAGAAGGGCGAAGCTGATCTGAGTCGTCGGGCGCTGATGTATATGATGCAAGGCTTGTCGTTCAGGGAATACTTGCAACTTTTTGAAGGCATCAAGACCAGAGTTTTCAGTCTCGACGAAATACTCAATCACCAGGTAGAGATTCCGGGGTTGGACCATCCATTGCCTGTTTTCAGAGCGTACCTCGACCATGGCTATTACCCATTTGCCATAGAGGGAGATTTTACGCAAAGAATGCTGCAGGTGATAGACCAGACGGTAGAAGTTGACATTCCGCAATATGCTGATATGAAAGCTTCAACAGCACGCAAGCTGAAGCGTATGCTCATTATTCTTTCCGGGTTGGCTCCCTATAAGCCAAGCGTAGATAACCTCGCCACAGAAATAGGGGTAAGTAAGAACAACGTGCCTGATTATCTCGTCTATCTGGAGCGTGCAGGAATGATAGGTCTGCTCAGAGATGATACTTCGGGTATGCGCAATCTGGGGAAGGTGGAAAAAGTTTATGTCGATAACCCAAGTCTGATGTCAGTACTCACCTCTAATCCCAACATAGGAAACATAAGGGAAACTTTCTTCTACAATCAGATGAGAGAAAAGCAAGACGTTACTTCCTCCAGGGTTTCCGACTTTACCATTGGTGATTATACCTTTGAGATTGGCGGAAGGAAGAAAGGTAAAAAGCAGATAGAGGATGTAAAAAACGGACGTATCGTAAAAGACGATATAGAGACGGGGCATGGAATCATCATCCCTCTCTGGTACTTCGGAATGAATTATTAG